A DNA window from Shewanella baltica contains the following coding sequences:
- a CDS encoding DUF3240 family protein → MSTEQLLVLIAQNDIKDDIVDTLIELEFLSGFSLGNICGFSREHSHFNIKEQVEGYREFCKFEIMHPAAQQAALLAALALVCKHNPCRYWIMPIYQNGTLS, encoded by the coding sequence ATGAGCACAGAACAACTGTTAGTACTGATCGCCCAAAATGATATTAAGGACGACATAGTCGATACCTTGATAGAGCTGGAGTTTCTGTCGGGCTTTAGCCTAGGGAATATTTGTGGTTTTAGCCGTGAACACAGCCATTTTAATATCAAGGAACAAGTGGAAGGTTATCGGGAGTTTTGTAAATTCGAAATCATGCACCCCGCTGCGCAACAAGCGGCGCTGCTCGCTGCACTGGCTTTGGTCTGCAAACATAATCCCTGCCGCTATTGGATTATGCCCATTTATCAAAATGGCACCTTGTCCTAA
- a CDS encoding paraquat-inducible protein A, producing MNSAMKSLFPIFIILLSLALLIPGVTQPILSISGTIDKAKLTEQGIEQVAQRFDEDSGRDSARGMLSMVSGLLGLNSLKGEVEVLQKTRSIWGTVTELYHSGNGLVAGLVMLFSVVVPALKLSLMLAQQCVSSIGLKLRINAVVNALAKWSMADVFVVALIITFMAGNASGAMGEMLKTQAQFENGFYFFTAYCILSILSGFLVRRPTPILWLFYKASRP from the coding sequence ATGAACAGTGCTATGAAATCATTATTTCCTATTTTTATCATTCTCTTATCTTTGGCTTTATTAATCCCTGGGGTGACTCAACCTATTTTGAGCATTAGCGGCACTATCGATAAGGCCAAGCTGACCGAGCAGGGCATAGAGCAAGTTGCTCAACGTTTCGATGAAGACTCGGGGCGCGACAGCGCTCGCGGTATGCTGAGTATGGTCAGTGGTTTGCTTGGGCTCAATAGCCTTAAGGGCGAAGTCGAAGTGTTGCAGAAAACCCGTAGTATTTGGGGGACGGTGACCGAACTTTATCACTCTGGGAACGGGCTCGTCGCAGGATTAGTGATGTTATTCAGCGTGGTGGTGCCTGCCTTGAAGTTGAGTTTAATGCTGGCACAGCAATGTGTGAGTTCGATTGGTCTGAAACTGAGGATTAATGCCGTCGTCAATGCACTCGCTAAGTGGTCGATGGCCGATGTGTTTGTGGTGGCGCTGATCATCACCTTTATGGCGGGGAACGCCTCAGGCGCTATGGGGGAAATGCTAAAAACACAGGCGCAATTTGAAAACGGTTTTTACTTTTTTACCGCTTACTGCATTTTATCGATTTTGAGTGGTTTTTTAGTGCGGCGTCCAACGCCAATTTTGTGGCTATTTTATAAGGCATCCCGACCTTAG
- a CDS encoding HD-GYP domain-containing protein: protein MSESAESVELIKLPVSQLTLGMFVSAIDKNDKGQLAIANAGQIKHKDAILKLAKSGIKFVWVDAERSAEHCGLKKKATNDSQTDNRKASVSRDKQQAQAKVMLTEAKDLIRKVLSETFEGKAIEVAPFEALADTMIESVMLDADALKCMSALRSKDAYLLEHSVNVAFLLVTFGKYLQLDRDMLRQMAVGGILHDIGKIKVDNKVLHKPGKLTPEEFEHMKLHQVYALEIMNETTGLSQISKDICLMHHEKLDGRGYPRGLKGDEIPRHGRMSCIVDIFDALTATRCYKEAMSPAAAFKILLSLTPFHLDQGLVYEFIRCIGVYPVGSLVELSDGRIGIVWASKDRDALHPIVKCFYSLKVKRYTDVAMVDLLKSELYIERGVSPSSLDIDPTPFY, encoded by the coding sequence ATGAGTGAGTCGGCAGAATCAGTTGAGCTTATCAAATTACCTGTGTCGCAATTGACATTAGGTATGTTTGTCAGTGCCATAGACAAAAATGATAAAGGTCAACTTGCTATTGCAAATGCTGGACAAATTAAGCACAAGGATGCGATTTTAAAACTGGCCAAAAGCGGTATTAAATTTGTTTGGGTAGACGCCGAGCGTTCGGCAGAACATTGCGGTTTAAAGAAAAAAGCTACCAACGATAGTCAAACCGACAATCGAAAAGCGTCAGTGAGTCGTGATAAGCAACAAGCTCAAGCTAAGGTCATGCTGACCGAAGCGAAAGATCTTATTCGTAAAGTGTTATCAGAAACCTTCGAAGGCAAAGCCATCGAAGTAGCGCCCTTCGAAGCGTTAGCCGATACCATGATCGAGTCTGTCATGTTAGATGCTGATGCGCTTAAATGTATGTCTGCGCTCCGTTCAAAAGATGCCTATCTACTCGAACATTCAGTGAATGTCGCCTTTCTGCTGGTAACCTTTGGCAAATACCTACAGCTCGATCGCGATATGCTGCGGCAAATGGCGGTCGGTGGGATTTTGCACGACATTGGCAAGATTAAAGTCGATAATAAAGTGCTGCACAAGCCGGGTAAACTGACACCAGAAGAGTTCGAACATATGAAGCTGCATCAAGTGTATGCGCTTGAAATTATGAACGAAACTACTGGTCTGTCGCAGATCAGTAAAGATATCTGCTTAATGCACCACGAAAAGTTAGATGGCCGTGGTTATCCAAGGGGCTTGAAGGGTGATGAAATCCCTCGCCACGGTCGTATGAGTTGTATCGTCGATATCTTCGATGCGTTAACTGCAACGCGCTGTTACAAAGAGGCAATGAGTCCTGCCGCAGCTTTTAAAATTTTACTGAGTCTGACGCCATTTCACTTAGATCAAGGATTGGTCTATGAGTTTATTCGTTGTATTGGTGTTTACCCTGTGGGTTCCTTAGTTGAATTATCGGACGGCCGAATTGGTATTGTCTGGGCCTCGAAGGACAGAGATGCACTGCATCCGATCGTAAAGTGCTTTTATTCTTTAAAAGTAAAACGTTACACAGATGTCGCTATGGTGGATTTATTAAAATCTGAGTTGTATATCGAGCGCGGCGTGTCACCGAGTTCATTGGATATCGATCCAACGCCTTTCTATTAA
- a CDS encoding DNA-binding protein, which produces MKNWLICIDDTDDIGTKGTGEIAEEIAHLLANMSGGHASFVTRHQLFVHPDIPYTSHNSAMCFALRSPLTQAEIHQHAVAHLVAESAPAADPGIAILDVDSRYDAASLMDFGRRAKVEVITKAAAYDLAEQLNILLTEHGGTGQGVIGALAGLGLRLMGSDGRVKGQIKLGQFEDASLELSVADILEQTGLDAVMSTDKYRLALDERVQLKGKVKAIYLDHQFVLLVHQEAEQWRNAGKQALQAY; this is translated from the coding sequence ATGAAAAATTGGCTGATTTGTATCGACGATACCGATGATATAGGCACTAAGGGCACGGGCGAAATTGCCGAGGAAATCGCCCATCTGCTCGCGAATATGTCGGGCGGCCATGCTTCGTTTGTGACGCGGCATCAATTGTTTGTGCACCCCGATATTCCTTATACCTCACATAACAGTGCCATGTGTTTTGCGCTGCGCTCGCCACTGACGCAGGCCGAGATCCACCAACATGCCGTTGCGCATTTGGTCGCGGAATCGGCTCCTGCGGCAGACCCTGGCATCGCCATACTCGATGTAGACTCTCGCTATGATGCCGCATCTTTAATGGATTTTGGCCGCAGAGCCAAGGTTGAAGTGATCACGAAAGCGGCGGCCTATGATTTGGCTGAACAACTTAATATTCTGCTGACCGAACATGGCGGCACAGGCCAAGGTGTGATTGGTGCGTTAGCGGGATTAGGGCTACGTTTGATGGGCAGCGACGGCCGGGTAAAAGGCCAGATTAAACTTGGCCAATTTGAGGATGCTTCACTCGAACTCAGCGTTGCCGATATCCTCGAACAAACCGGACTTGATGCTGTGATGAGTACGGACAAGTATCGACTTGCGCTTGATGAGCGAGTGCAGCTTAAGGGCAAAGTGAAAGCCATATACCTTGATCACCAGTTTGTATTGCTCGTTCATCAAGAGGCAGAGCAATGGCGCAATGCGGGCAAGCAAGCCCTGCAAGCCTATTAG
- a CDS encoding energy-coupling factor transporter transmembrane component T — translation MWASCRRLRALRHWSYERRETALCALSLLLVCVLSACAFVLPAALLLPLAGLNGLLVIHGLLRRGSIWGVLKLGLVQLSITLSLYLILYGVEHLAQGAVVVARIILATIPGWWLCLTAAPERIGEVLSAFLPTKWAFVVAASLSLLPYMADEIREIYQIQCLRGARITPKALRNPKNWSELVYCVLFPVLIQLLKLSRQMAVAAQSRHFGLAQRPTHWHSPRDKND, via the coding sequence ATGTGGGCTAGTTGTCGGCGCCTACGCGCGCTGCGGCATTGGAGTTATGAGCGGCGGGAAACGGCACTTTGTGCGTTGTCGCTGCTATTGGTGTGCGTGCTTTCAGCTTGTGCTTTTGTATTGCCCGCTGCTTTACTCTTGCCATTAGCTGGGCTTAATGGACTGCTTGTTATCCACGGTTTGCTGCGGCGCGGCAGTATTTGGGGCGTGCTAAAGCTAGGTTTAGTGCAATTGAGCATCACTTTGAGTCTGTATTTAATCCTCTATGGCGTTGAACATTTAGCCCAAGGCGCCGTGGTGGTTGCGCGTATTATTTTGGCGACCATTCCCGGGTGGTGGCTGTGTCTTACGGCAGCTCCCGAGCGAATTGGTGAAGTGTTAAGTGCGTTTTTACCGACCAAGTGGGCCTTTGTGGTCGCGGCGTCCTTAAGTTTATTGCCCTATATGGCAGATGAGATCCGCGAGATATATCAGATCCAGTGTCTGCGCGGGGCTCGCATTACACCTAAGGCGCTGCGTAACCCTAAAAATTGGTCCGAGTTGGTGTATTGCGTGTTGTTTCCCGTCTTAATCCAATTACTTAAATTATCTCGCCAGATGGCCGTTGCAGCGCAGAGCCGTCACTTTGGTTTAGCGCAACGGCCAACACATTGGCATTCACCGAGAGACAAAAATGACTAA
- a CDS encoding ATP-binding cassette domain-containing protein — MKLLALEGVSFNYGSQLPTVLQEVNLAIGTGQCHCVSGPTGSGKSSLLNLLAGVLNRPHEGDIWRYPQLVTGLVMQDPQTQLLRQTVGAEVAFALENLGIPAEKMLPKVQLALRRVGLYLRLDTQVSTLSLGQKYRLMIAAQLVCEPHLLLLDEPWAQLDDHGVSELLVVLHNLIQDGMALVLVEHNASAFAEIIQHYWQLEAGKLSEGIYTVNDAPQIEAPAWRNQPKFEHLGKVLVSAEAFDFGFDACPTLFACPQGFQLQAGEIVTLVGDNGSGKTSLLKTIAGVLSSRQRLPLKVLGRRPKLGIYGAELGLLMQRPSRQLFETSVLAEMQFSLRRFELPKERAAQMLDELDLFSLAQLSPHKLSYGQQHLIALASLACLRPKVLLLDDPLAGMDKHYYGKVWYLLKRLSSQGCAILLSSHRSIEHSAVSRQLSLRNGLLVEELIETGERYVG; from the coding sequence ATGAAACTCCTAGCGCTCGAAGGCGTTAGCTTCAACTATGGTAGCCAGTTACCGACTGTATTGCAGGAGGTTAACTTGGCGATTGGCACCGGCCAATGCCATTGCGTGAGCGGTCCTACGGGCTCTGGGAAATCGAGTCTGCTAAACCTACTGGCGGGCGTATTAAATCGCCCGCATGAAGGCGACATCTGGCGTTACCCACAACTGGTTACGGGTCTGGTGATGCAAGACCCGCAAACTCAGCTACTTCGGCAAACCGTTGGCGCCGAAGTGGCTTTCGCCTTAGAAAATCTCGGTATTCCCGCCGAGAAAATGCTACCTAAAGTGCAATTGGCGCTACGGCGTGTGGGTTTGTATCTGCGCCTCGATACCCAAGTCAGCACGCTTTCCCTCGGTCAAAAATATCGTTTAATGATTGCCGCCCAACTGGTGTGCGAGCCGCATTTACTGCTGCTCGATGAGCCTTGGGCACAACTCGATGATCACGGTGTAAGTGAGCTGCTGGTCGTGCTTCACAATCTTATCCAAGATGGCATGGCGCTGGTGTTGGTTGAGCATAACGCCTCGGCCTTCGCTGAGATTATTCAGCATTACTGGCAGTTAGAGGCGGGCAAGCTATCCGAAGGCATCTATACCGTGAACGATGCGCCGCAAATTGAGGCGCCTGCGTGGCGAAATCAGCCTAAGTTTGAGCATTTAGGCAAAGTCTTGGTCAGCGCCGAAGCCTTTGATTTTGGGTTCGATGCTTGTCCTACATTATTTGCGTGTCCGCAGGGATTTCAACTGCAGGCGGGTGAGATAGTGACCTTAGTGGGAGATAACGGCTCAGGTAAAACTAGTTTGTTGAAAACCATAGCTGGCGTACTCAGTTCAAGGCAGCGTCTTCCGCTTAAAGTGCTCGGGCGAAGACCTAAGCTAGGGATTTATGGCGCTGAGCTGGGTCTGCTGATGCAAAGGCCGAGTCGACAATTATTCGAGACCAGCGTGCTGGCCGAAATGCAGTTTAGCCTTAGGCGTTTTGAACTCCCCAAAGAACGCGCGGCGCAGATGTTGGATGAATTGGATTTATTTAGCTTAGCTCAGCTGTCGCCCCACAAATTATCCTACGGCCAACAGCACTTGATTGCCTTAGCGTCACTCGCCTGTTTACGCCCTAAAGTATTGCTTTTGGACGATCCATTGGCGGGGATGGATAAGCATTATTACGGCAAAGTGTGGTACTTGCTGAAGCGGTTAAGCTCGCAAGGTTGCGCTATTTTGCTCAGCAGCCACAGAAGCATTGAACACAGCGCTGTATCACGGCAATTGAGTTTGCGTAATGGTCTATTGGTGGAGGAATTGATTGAAACAGGAGAGCGTTATGTGGGCTAG
- a CDS encoding TonB-dependent receptor plug domain-containing protein encodes MITTNTLFRVSSLALAIGLSFTVQADEIARDPRLNINEVIVVHGDGGEASEMATTHWSISEEEIRATGAQTLDQVLKNVPGVYIRVGGDGTPRVDIRGFKTRHVTLLVNGVPMSSADDGQFDPSIIPTSQIASVEVSVGPTSVLYGPSGAGGVINIITKQGSTAPALAGRLEAGKDNTFNGDISAAGSGEDWQGLVSISRQQTDGFPMSNDFEPTQYQDGELRANSDKEVTNVYAQGSYWLSDKTQLIANMALRSGEWGKPARDGTGSGKLKFERTDDYDAHTFQLGLAHQFDDTFTLRGFGYHNQSDTLEASYADEAYQAVTLSQDGRSVVQGVNLQLITDLHTAGLLTTSVIAEKQSWKSVVDTYTANTGSNNGGGTGSGGGTGTGGGTGSGGGTGTGGGTGTGGGNGTGGGNGTGGGNGTGGGTGTGGGTGTGGGTGTGGGTGTGGGTGTGGGTGTGGAENLNDSAWLYTAAAEYQYQSELQYGFTLGGAYHSLDTTDSTDGNYSAMASSYWQAAQDSRLSLSVARKVRFPSMVNFYSQLSGNRDLEAEESKHVELGLEQNLPASTDFSLYGYYTDAKNYIAKDVDGFYQNMGRYKFKGVDFQINNHTIEHLDLSFSYSFLDSEEIDGDDTLDALQYRPRHQLRWQMSYEFPLETQVHLNVERILDQVYATQVKVGGQTQYQQQSLDNYTLVDVNLVQPLIRDKLDVYLRATNLLDENYYQSEALPQAGRQIFIGVNWQI; translated from the coding sequence ATGATTACCACGAATACCCTCTTTAGAGTGTCATCTTTAGCCTTAGCTATTGGTCTTAGTTTTACTGTTCAAGCCGATGAAATCGCCCGTGATCCGCGACTCAATATCAATGAAGTGATCGTCGTGCATGGTGACGGCGGAGAAGCCAGTGAAATGGCGACGACCCATTGGAGCATCAGTGAGGAAGAGATCCGCGCAACCGGAGCGCAAACCCTAGACCAAGTCTTAAAGAATGTGCCGGGTGTGTACATTCGTGTTGGTGGCGACGGTACGCCAAGGGTTGATATTCGTGGTTTTAAAACTCGCCATGTGACCTTATTGGTCAATGGTGTGCCCATGAGCAGTGCCGATGATGGTCAGTTCGACCCGAGTATTATTCCCACAAGCCAAATTGCCTCGGTAGAAGTCTCTGTCGGCCCCACATCTGTGCTTTATGGCCCAAGTGGTGCGGGCGGCGTGATCAACATTATTACCAAGCAGGGCAGCACGGCACCAGCTCTGGCTGGGCGCCTCGAAGCGGGTAAAGACAATACATTTAATGGTGATATCAGCGCCGCAGGTTCGGGTGAGGATTGGCAAGGCTTGGTCAGTATCAGTCGCCAGCAAACTGACGGCTTCCCTATGTCGAATGACTTTGAACCGACGCAATACCAAGACGGCGAATTGCGCGCGAATTCAGATAAAGAAGTCACTAACGTTTATGCCCAAGGCAGTTACTGGTTATCTGATAAAACTCAATTGATTGCCAACATGGCACTGCGTAGCGGCGAATGGGGAAAGCCCGCCCGTGACGGCACTGGTAGCGGCAAGCTCAAATTTGAACGCACTGATGATTATGACGCGCATACTTTCCAACTGGGATTAGCACATCAGTTTGATGACACTTTCACCCTGCGTGGCTTTGGCTATCACAATCAAAGCGATACCTTAGAAGCCTCCTATGCCGATGAAGCCTATCAGGCGGTGACGCTGTCGCAAGATGGACGTTCGGTTGTGCAAGGTGTCAATCTGCAGTTAATCACAGACTTGCATACTGCGGGTTTATTGACGACTTCGGTCATTGCCGAGAAACAGAGCTGGAAGTCTGTCGTCGATACTTATACGGCTAATACCGGCAGCAATAATGGCGGTGGAACAGGTTCAGGCGGTGGAACAGGCACAGGTGGTGGAACAGGTTCAGGTGGTGGAACAGGCACAGGCGGTGGAACAGGTACAGGTGGTGGAAATGGCACCGGCGGTGGAAATGGCACCGGCGGTGGAAATGGCACAGGCGGTGGAACAGGTACAGGTGGTGGAACAGGCACAGGTGGTGGAACAGGCACAGGTGGTGGAACAGGCACAGGTGGTGGAACAGGTACAGGTGGTGGAACTGGCACCGGCGGCGCCGAGAACTTAAATGATTCTGCCTGGTTATATACGGCCGCGGCTGAGTATCAGTACCAATCTGAGCTGCAGTACGGCTTCACATTAGGTGGCGCTTATCATTCACTCGACACCACAGATAGTACCGATGGCAACTATTCGGCCATGGCCTCCAGTTATTGGCAGGCGGCGCAAGATTCCCGCTTAAGCTTAAGTGTGGCACGTAAAGTGCGTTTCCCGTCTATGGTGAACTTTTATTCGCAGCTATCTGGTAATCGTGATTTAGAAGCCGAAGAGTCTAAGCATGTGGAGCTGGGTTTAGAGCAGAATCTGCCGGCGAGTACCGATTTCTCCCTTTATGGCTATTACACTGATGCGAAAAATTACATCGCCAAGGATGTCGATGGTTTCTACCAAAATATGGGGCGTTATAAGTTCAAAGGGGTAGATTTCCAAATCAATAACCATACGATTGAGCACTTAGATCTGAGCTTCTCTTATAGTTTTCTCGATTCAGAAGAGATAGACGGCGACGATACCTTAGATGCCTTGCAATATCGTCCACGTCACCAGTTACGTTGGCAGATGAGTTACGAGTTTCCCCTCGAGACTCAAGTTCACCTCAACGTGGAGCGTATTTTAGACCAAGTCTATGCGACGCAGGTGAAGGTTGGCGGTCAGACCCAATATCAACAGCAGTCGTTAGATAACTACACCTTAGTGGACGTAAATCTGGTACAGCCATTAATTCGTGACAAGTTAGATGTTTACCTACGTGCGACTAACTTGCTGGATGAAAACTACTACCAGAGTGAAGCTCTGCCACAGGCGGGACGACAGATCTTCATCGGTGTGAACTGGCAGATCTAA
- a CDS encoding isochorismate synthase yields MPVHALSEDLKSLIDKLIQLKQVPPTEPIVQLSLNTVAMPLISWLASQTQFPRIYWHGRDRIEEVAAIGACKDFRFETGINDQQLAMAYQEQRALSTNQNIRYYGGVAFDRTIESWPEFGNSRFILPRIEFRRSGSKFSLLVNLNFAENDHHSEIDKAIAAIEAVMPAKPLSPPKKIVPLGRSDKPDFERWKTLVEQVVEPKFNQDTPKVVLSRLTQLEVNESIDPWMVLACWQGRNPNSFQFGFQFSPERTFISCSPERLFRRRQQELFTEALAGTTVRGLSQEEDIALANALLEDNKNSVENQLVRSHIVNMLTPLSNYVGADELATIFKLNHIQHLHRAIRAELKPGVNDFQLLQALHPTPAVGGLPRHSALNFIRQREGYTRGWYACACGYFNKYESEFSVAIRSALIEPGRINLFAGAGIIAGSEPEAEWQELENKLATIMSILFEM; encoded by the coding sequence TTGCCCGTTCATGCCCTGTCTGAAGACCTTAAGTCTCTCATCGACAAACTCATTCAATTAAAGCAAGTTCCGCCGACGGAGCCGATAGTGCAGTTGTCGCTTAATACTGTCGCTATGCCTTTAATTTCATGGTTGGCATCGCAGACGCAATTTCCGCGCATCTACTGGCATGGGCGCGACAGAATCGAAGAAGTAGCGGCGATTGGGGCATGTAAAGACTTCAGATTTGAAACCGGCATTAACGATCAACAACTGGCCATGGCCTACCAAGAGCAGCGAGCCTTATCGACGAATCAAAATATTCGCTACTACGGCGGCGTTGCCTTCGATCGCACCATAGAATCTTGGCCAGAGTTCGGTAATAGTCGCTTTATCCTGCCGCGCATTGAATTTAGACGCAGCGGAAGCAAGTTTAGCCTGTTGGTGAATCTTAATTTTGCCGAGAATGATCACCATAGCGAAATCGACAAAGCCATCGCCGCTATCGAAGCTGTGATGCCCGCGAAACCACTCTCGCCGCCGAAGAAAATCGTTCCTCTTGGCCGTAGTGACAAGCCTGATTTTGAACGCTGGAAGACCTTAGTGGAGCAAGTGGTCGAGCCAAAGTTCAATCAAGACACCCCAAAAGTAGTGTTATCCCGCTTAACTCAGCTTGAAGTGAACGAATCTATCGATCCTTGGATGGTACTGGCGTGCTGGCAGGGACGTAATCCCAACAGCTTCCAATTTGGCTTTCAATTCAGCCCAGAACGCACTTTTATCTCTTGTTCACCGGAACGTTTATTCCGCCGCCGTCAGCAGGAACTATTCACTGAGGCGCTAGCAGGCACAACGGTACGCGGTCTGAGCCAAGAAGAAGACATTGCGCTGGCGAATGCCTTGTTAGAAGACAACAAGAATAGCGTAGAGAACCAACTCGTTCGTAGCCACATAGTGAATATGCTCACGCCGCTGAGCAATTATGTCGGCGCCGATGAATTAGCGACCATCTTTAAACTGAATCATATTCAGCATTTGCACCGCGCGATTCGAGCCGAATTAAAGCCGGGCGTAAATGATTTTCAACTGTTGCAAGCTCTGCATCCAACCCCTGCTGTGGGTGGCTTGCCGCGACATTCGGCATTGAACTTTATTCGTCAGCGTGAAGGTTATACTCGTGGCTGGTACGCATGTGCCTGCGGTTACTTCAATAAGTATGAGAGTGAGTTTTCGGTGGCTATCCGCAGTGCGTTGATCGAACCGGGTCGGATTAACCTATTTGCTGGGGCGGGAATTATTGCGGGTTCTGAGCCCGAAGCTGAGTGGCAAGAGCTTGAAAATAAACTCGCGACTATCATGTCGATTCTGTTCGAAATGTAA
- a CDS encoding substrate-binding periplasmic protein: protein MRRFFAIFCLLLAVLPVSICAAQPIVVNVATASWDDFANRDETGYYFELLQRVFPEPEWQLKVQFMPFARSLYLVEHNRTDITLSVYKGDTKKALLTENTVEVDSIDVAVTAELAATWTGLESLSHKRVQAMLAYRYNMLTPVPMYYEESSDMLTMLNSLNAGRIDAVLDYKSNLLMYVPKLKAPQNFVIIQGVLKAETYFAFANTEKGQMLKHHFDLAHKRLIDSGEQDRLYLETLEKRRVDGEK, encoded by the coding sequence ATGAGACGATTCTTTGCTATTTTTTGCTTACTTTTAGCCGTGTTACCTGTATCCATTTGCGCCGCCCAGCCGATTGTCGTCAATGTAGCGACGGCATCGTGGGATGATTTTGCCAATCGTGATGAAACAGGCTATTACTTCGAGTTACTTCAGCGGGTTTTCCCTGAGCCAGAGTGGCAACTCAAGGTGCAGTTTATGCCCTTTGCCCGCAGCCTTTATCTGGTTGAGCATAATCGTACCGATATCACCCTCAGCGTTTATAAGGGAGATACTAAAAAGGCGCTGTTAACTGAGAATACGGTTGAAGTGGATTCTATCGATGTAGCGGTGACCGCCGAGTTAGCGGCGACTTGGACAGGACTTGAGAGTCTATCCCATAAGAGGGTTCAGGCGATGTTGGCCTATCGATACAATATGTTGACTCCCGTGCCCATGTACTACGAAGAAAGTAGCGATATGCTGACTATGCTCAATAGCTTAAATGCAGGGCGCATAGATGCAGTGCTGGATTATAAATCTAATTTGCTTATGTATGTGCCTAAGCTGAAGGCGCCACAAAATTTTGTGATTATTCAAGGCGTACTCAAGGCTGAAACCTATTTCGCCTTCGCGAATACTGAAAAAGGTCAGATGCTGAAACACCATTTTGACCTTGCACATAAACGTTTAATTGATTCGGGTGAACAGGACAGGCTTTACCTTGAAACGCTTGAAAAACGAAGGGTTGATGGTGAAAAATAG
- a CDS encoding 7-cyano-7-deazaguanine/7-aminomethyl-7-deazaguanine transporter translates to MLMLTTAQLRRALFLLVGFHILIICVSNYLVQLPFQLFGYHTTWGAFSFPFVYLATDLTVRIFGQQAARSIILKAMVPALMISYVMGVVFHQGSFQGADSLAEWNTFVFRIAFASFAAYLIGQLMDIKVFARLRTSRSWWVAPAASTLVGNLVDTLVFFSIAFYASSDSFMAANWPEIATVDYGFKLIVSLGLFLPAYGVLLKVLQDKILRTNPQESIS, encoded by the coding sequence ATGTTAATGTTAACCACAGCGCAGCTTCGCCGTGCCTTATTCCTATTAGTAGGATTCCACATACTGATTATTTGCGTCAGCAACTACTTAGTACAATTGCCATTTCAGCTATTTGGTTACCACACAACCTGGGGCGCATTTAGCTTTCCATTCGTGTACTTAGCCACAGATCTCACTGTCCGTATTTTTGGCCAACAAGCCGCACGTAGCATCATACTCAAAGCTATGGTTCCCGCTTTGATGATTTCCTACGTGATGGGAGTCGTGTTCCATCAAGGTAGCTTCCAAGGCGCTGACTCACTTGCAGAGTGGAATACCTTTGTGTTCCGAATCGCCTTCGCCAGCTTTGCTGCTTATTTGATTGGCCAGTTAATGGATATTAAGGTTTTTGCCCGTCTGCGAACGAGCCGCTCTTGGTGGGTCGCGCCTGCAGCATCGACCTTAGTGGGTAATTTGGTCGATACCTTAGTGTTCTTCAGCATCGCCTTTTACGCCTCTTCCGATAGCTTTATGGCGGCCAATTGGCCCGAAATCGCCACTGTCGATTACGGTTTTAAGCTGATCGTGAGCTTAGGTCTTTTCCTGCCTGCCTACGGGGTTTTGCTAAAAGTCTTACAAGACAAGATTTTGCGCACCAATCCGCAAGAATCAATTTCCTGA
- a CDS encoding GNAT family N-acetyltransferase has product MYSIEIKAESGLTPELTTQLIQLSQQIPELDRPLTSEVLNQRLQGKKCLILVAYVEGELAGFKLGYEQENAIFYSWLGGVASDFRRLGLAQSLLEYQETWARRQGYNHIQVKTMNRFPAMLNLLISNQYLITELNADPKSLVDHKLHLRKSI; this is encoded by the coding sequence ATGTATTCTATCGAAATTAAAGCAGAGTCAGGTTTGACTCCCGAGTTAACCACTCAGCTTATCCAACTTAGTCAACAAATCCCTGAACTCGATCGCCCCCTCACCAGCGAAGTGCTAAATCAGCGCTTACAGGGCAAAAAGTGTTTGATTTTAGTTGCGTATGTGGAAGGTGAACTGGCGGGATTTAAACTGGGTTACGAGCAAGAAAATGCCATCTTTTATAGCTGGTTAGGTGGCGTTGCCTCCGACTTTAGACGTTTAGGCTTAGCGCAGAGTCTACTCGAATACCAAGAAACCTGGGCACGCCGTCAAGGCTATAACCATATTCAGGTGAAAACGATGAACCGTTTCCCTGCGATGCTTAATTTGTTGATCAGTAATCAATATTTAATTACCGAGCTCAACGCCGATCCTAAAAGCTTAGTCGACCATAAACTGCATCTACGTAAGTCGATCTAA